A single Meles meles chromosome 20, mMelMel3.1 paternal haplotype, whole genome shotgun sequence DNA region contains:
- the LOC123932399 gene encoding olfactory receptor 7G3-like, whose protein sequence is MEAGNQTVVLKFILLGLSEDMDLQPLLFGLFLSMFLVTVLGNLLIILAINSDSNLHTPMYFFLSNLSVTDIGFTSTTVLKMLVNIQTQSNTITYEGCLIQMYFFMIFAGLDNLLLTVMAYDRFVAICHPLRYTVIMNPRLCGLLLLLSWLICLTYSLLQSLMFLRVSFCKEIEIPHFFCEHTQILKLACSDTLANDILLYFVTGLLGVIPLTVILLSYYRIISCIMDISSVAGKYKAFSTCGSHLLVVSLFYGVGLGVYLTSGTTHPSRKGSIASVMYTVVTPMLNPFIYSLRNRDMKRALRRLFRRGVYSQ, encoded by the coding sequence ATGGAAGCTGGGAACCAAACAGTGGTTTTGAAATTCATCCTTCTGGGACTTTCAGAAGACATGGACTTGCAGCCCCTCCTCTTTGGGTTGTTCCTATCCATGTTCCTGGTCACCGTGCTTGGGAACCTTCTCATCATACTGGCCATCAACTCTGACTCcaacctccacacacccatgtacttcttcctctccaacctATCTGTCACTGACATAGGTTTCACTTCCACCACTGTCCTCAAGATGCTAGTGAACATCCAGACACAGAGCAATACCATCACATATGAAGGTTGTCTTATCCAGAtgtattttttcatgatttttgctGGACTAGATAATTTGCTACTGACGGTGATGGCCTATGATCGCTTTGTGGCCATCTGTCATCCCCTGCGCTATACAGTCATTATGAACCCTCGCCTTTGTGGTCTCCTGCTTTTACTTTCTTGGTTAATCTGCCTGACATATTCTTTGTTGCAAAGCTTGATGTTTTTGAGGGTGTCCTTCTGCAAAGAGATAGAAATCCCCCACTTCTTCTGTGAACATACTCAGATCCTCAAGCTTGCCTGCTCTGACACCCTTGCCAATGACATCCTGCTGTATTTTGTAACTGGCCTGCTGGGTGTTATTCCCCTGACTGTGATCCTTCTTTCTTACTATAGAATTATTTCCTGCATAATGGACATTTCGTCAGTTGCAGGGAAGTATAAAGCCTTTTCCACCTGTGGGTCTCACCTCTTGGTTGTCTCCTTGTTTTATGGGGTAGGCCTTGGAGTCTACCTCACTTCTGGAACAACTCATCCCTCCAGAAAGGGCTCAATAGCCTCAGTGATGTACACGGTGGTCACCCCCATGCTAAACCCCTTCATCTACAGTCTGAGGAACAGGGACATGAAAAGGGCTCTCAGGAGACTTTTCAGGAGAGGAGTTTACTCTCAGTGA
- the LOC123932400 gene encoding olfactory receptor 7D2: MEARNRTGILEFILLGLSDDPGLQPFIFGLFLSMFLVTVLGNLLIILAICSDPHLHTPMYFFLSNLSLVDICFSTTIVPKVLLNIHTENKAISYMDCLTQVYFSMFFPILDTLLLTVMAYDRFVAICHPLHYTVIMNARLCGLLVFMTWFVGVMTSLLHISLMMHLSFCRDLEIPHFFCELTQILKLACSDTFLNSTLIYFMTGVLGVFPLVGILFSYSQIASSIRKMSSSVGKQKAFSTCGSHLSVVSLFYGTGVGVYFTSAVTHSPQQVSVASVMYTVVTPMLNPFIYSLRNKDVKGALGRLLSRATSCL; encoded by the coding sequence ATGGAAGCAAGAAACCGAACAGGAATTTTAGAGTTCATCCTCCTTGGGCTCTCTGACGATCCAGGACTACAGCCCTTCATATTCGGGCTGTTCCTGTCCATGTTCTTAGTCACTGTGCTCGGGAACTTGCTTATCATCCTGGCCATCTGCTCTGacccccacctccacacccccatgtacttcttcctctccaacctGTCCTTGGTCGACATCTGTTTCAGCACCACCATAGTGCCCAAGGTGCTGCTGAACATCCACACAGAGAACAAAGCCATCTCCTACATGGACTGCCTCACGCAGGTCTATTTTTCCATGTTCTTTCCTATCCTGGACACTCTACTCCTGACTGTAATGGCCTATGACCGGTTTGTGGCCATCTGCCACCCCCTGCACTACACGGTCATCATGAATGCCCGCCTTTGTGGCCTGCTGGTTTTTATGACCTGGTTTGTTGGTGTCATGACATCCCTTCTTCACATCTCTCTGATGATGCATCTCAGCTTCTGCAGAGATCTTGAAATTCCACATTTCTTCTGTGAACTGACACAGATTCTCAAGCTGGCCTGCTCTGATACCTTCCTGAACAGCACACTGATATACTTTATGACTGGTGTGCTGGGTGTTTTTCCCCTTGTTGGGATCCTTTTCTCCTACTCACAGATTGCTTCATCCATTAGGAAGATGTCTTCATCAGTGGGGAAGCAAAAAGCGTTTTCCACCTGTGGGTCTCACCTCTCAgtagtttctttattttatggGACAGGTGTTGGGGTCTACTTCACTTCTGCAGTAACTCATTCCCCCCAGCAAGTCTCTGTGGCTTCAGTGATGTACACTGTGGTCACCCCCATGCTGAACCCTTTCATCTACAGCTTGAGGAACAAGGATGTGAAGGGGGCTTTGGGAAGGCTTCTCAGTAGAGCGACGTCTTGTCTGTGA